The following proteins are co-located in the Candidatus Woesearchaeota archaeon genome:
- the galT gene encoding galactose-1-phosphate uridylyltransferase, with protein sequence MELRKDYLLDRWAIISSGRGARPREFKPEESAQSEKICFFCPGNEHLTPPEIYRLEKANSWQVRVFPNKFPATELAGTPEIRTDNDFFTFSNPYGMHEIVVETPQHGQHLHDLAKEQILEVVKVYNLRMKELQKNPSAKYVVLFKNHGKEGGASLVHTHTQILSMNLVPSIIRQESDAAESFQKEKGHCPYCRIVDIEKGSYRKCIETKYFAAFTPYASRYNYELWLFPKRHLTSMQDLNYVELQDFADIFQKVLAKLKELGHPYNFYLHNAPPGRNLHFHLEFTPRIARLAGFEIGTEAYINTVPPEEAAKFFRGEI encoded by the coding sequence ATGGAGCTAAGGAAGGATTATCTTCTGGACAGGTGGGCAATCATATCCAGCGGCAGGGGTGCACGGCCGAGGGAGTTCAAGCCAGAGGAATCTGCGCAAAGTGAAAAAATATGCTTCTTTTGCCCGGGAAATGAGCATTTGACGCCTCCTGAAATTTACAGGCTTGAAAAGGCAAATTCATGGCAGGTAAGGGTATTCCCGAACAAGTTCCCGGCCACTGAGCTCGCAGGAACCCCTGAAATAAGGACTGACAACGATTTTTTCACGTTTTCAAACCCCTATGGCATGCATGAAATCGTGGTGGAAACTCCGCAGCACGGCCAGCATCTCCACGACCTGGCCAAAGAGCAGATACTTGAAGTTGTCAAAGTCTACAACCTCAGGATGAAGGAGCTGCAAAAAAATCCGAGCGCAAAATATGTTGTTCTTTTCAAGAATCACGGCAAGGAGGGCGGCGCCTCCCTTGTCCATACCCATACCCAAATCCTGTCCATGAACCTGGTTCCGTCAATAATCCGCCAGGAATCAGATGCAGCTGAATCCTTCCAGAAGGAAAAAGGCCACTGCCCCTACTGCAGGATTGTCGATATTGAGAAAGGAAGCTACAGAAAATGCATCGAAACAAAGTATTTTGCAGCATTTACGCCTTATGCTTCGAGATATAACTATGAATTATGGCTTTTCCCGAAAAGGCACTTGACGTCCATGCAGGACCTCAACTATGTTGAATTGCAGGATTTTGCCGATATTTTCCAAAAGGTGCTCGCAAAACTAAAGGAACTGGGCCATCCTTACAATTTTTACCTCCACAATGCGCCGCCAGGGCGCAATCTTCACTTTCACCTTGAATTTACCCCGCGAATAGCCAGGCTCGCCGGATTTGAAATTGGCACAGAAGCATACATCAACACGGTTCC